A DNA window from Ignavibacteriales bacterium contains the following coding sequences:
- a CDS encoding polysaccharide deacetylase family protein produces MASDNDLEVKMPGQGNPHKIKVLMYHLITENYYFSRKFKDISLLLDLFRSQMRFLDRWGFTTITFEDYRLFLNGELNLPQKPIIITFDDGYEEIYTNVLPVMREFGMKGVLFIMGDRKIKTSVWDTPLGIPPLQLLNDRQIIELQASGFEIGSHSLSHPQLPVISHVNAWEEISQSRMKLEILLNAPVKTFAYPYGLTNESVKKMVSDAGYDFGCGTYTGPPAFGQDLFEIRRMLMSGGMSMSKFAFRMLTPYQYIDWVKRKIKTKIIPQSKNNNPYSGILDR; encoded by the coding sequence ATGGCAAGCGATAACGATCTAGAGGTAAAAATGCCGGGTCAGGGTAATCCACACAAAATCAAGGTACTAATGTATCATCTGATAACTGAAAATTATTATTTCAGTCGAAAATTTAAAGATATCAGTTTACTGTTAGATTTATTTCGCAGTCAGATGAGATTTCTCGACCGTTGGGGTTTTACAACGATCACTTTTGAAGATTACCGTCTCTTCCTGAACGGTGAATTAAACCTTCCCCAGAAACCGATCATCATAACATTCGATGATGGATATGAAGAAATTTACACAAATGTACTTCCGGTAATGCGTGAATTTGGCATGAAGGGTGTGCTATTTATTATGGGAGATAGAAAAATTAAAACAAGTGTCTGGGATACACCGCTCGGCATCCCTCCGTTACAATTACTGAACGACCGGCAAATAATCGAATTACAAGCATCCGGTTTCGAAATAGGATCTCATTCTTTATCGCATCCGCAATTACCGGTTATTTCCCATGTGAATGCTTGGGAAGAGATTTCCCAATCTCGGATGAAGTTAGAAATATTACTGAATGCACCGGTAAAAACATTTGCATATCCTTACGGCTTAACGAACGAATCTGTTAAAAAGATGGTATCCGATGCCGGTTATGATTTCGGATGCGGAACATACACGGGACCACCGGCATTCGGACAGGATCTCTTTGAAATCAGACGAATGCTAATGTCAGGCGGCATGTCCATGAGTAAGTTCGCATTTAGAATGTTAACACCATATCAATATATCGATTGGGTAAAGCGAAAAATAAAAACAAAAATAATTCCGCAATCGAAAAATAATAACCCTTATTCCGGTATTCTTGATCGATAA